The Kogia breviceps isolate mKogBre1 chromosome 16, mKogBre1 haplotype 1, whole genome shotgun sequence genome window below encodes:
- the CPB2 gene encoding carboxypeptidase B2, with product MTERYPDMVEKIHIGSSYEKYPLYVLKVSRKEQRAKNAMWIDCGIHAREWISPAFCLWFIDSVTRLHGKENLPTSLLRHMDFYVMPVVNVDGYDYTWKKNRMWRKNRSFHENNSCIGTDLNRNFASKHWCGEGASSFSCSETYCGLYPESEPEVKAVADFLRRNINHIKAYVTMHSYSQKIVFPYSYSRSKSKDHEELSLVASEAVHAIENTNKNTRYTHGSGSESLYLAPGGSDDWIHDLGIKYSFTIELRDTGRYGFLLPESYIKPTCTEAFAAVSKIAWHVIRNV from the exons GTTTCTAGAAAAGAACAAAGGGCCAAAAATGCCATGTGGATTGACTGTGGAATCCATGCCAGAGAGTGGATCTCTCCTGCTTTCTGCTTGTGGTTCATAGACTCT GTAACTCGTTTGCATGGGAAAGAAAATCTGCCTACCAGTCTGCTGAGGCACATGGATTTCTATGTTATGCCGGTGGTTAATGTGGATGGTTATGACTACACGTGGAAAAAG aaTCGAATGTGGAGAAAGAACCGTTCTTTTCATGAAAACAATTCTTGCATCGGAACAGACCTGAACAGGAACTTTGCCTCCAAACACTGGTGTG GGGAAGGTGCCTCGAGTTTCTCGTGCTCGGAAACCTACTGTGGACTTTACCCTGAGTCAGAACCAGAAGTGAAGGCAGTGGCTGATTTCTTGAGAAGAAATATCAACCACATTAAAGCTTACGTCACCATGCATTCATACTCCCAGAAGATAGTGTTTCCGTATTCCTATAgcagaagcaaaagcaaagacCACGAGGAACTA TCTCTAGTGGCCAGTGAAGCAGTCCATGCTATTGAGAATACTAATAAAAATACCAGATATACACATGGCAGTGGTTCCGAAAGTTTAT atcTAGCTCCTGGAGGTTCGGATGACTGGATCCATGACTTGGGCATCAAATATTCGTTTACAATTGAACTTCGAGATACAGGCAGATACGGATTCTTGCTGCCAGAGAGTTACATCAAACCCACTTGTACAGAAGCTTTCGCTGCTGTCTCTAAAATAGCTTGGCATGTCATCAGGAATGTTTAA